Proteins encoded within one genomic window of Arachis ipaensis cultivar K30076 chromosome B08, Araip1.1, whole genome shotgun sequence:
- the LOC107614408 gene encoding calcium-binding protein 39-like isoform X3, which produces MPRSLQPCFSLPLHKQIAQDPSSLPSRYILESASFVLFFKFVELPTFDVASDAFFTFKHLYEYSLQDLLTKHGNVVYQFLTAHYDEEDMM; this is translated from the exons ATGCCAAG GAGTTTGCAACCATGCTTTTCACTTCCATTGCACAAGCAGATTGCTCAAGACCCGTCAAGTTTGCCCTCTAG GTACATATTGGAATCTGCAAGCTTTGTGTTGTTCTTTAAATTCGTAGAGTTGCCTACCTTTGATGTTGCATCTGATGCATTTTTTACCTTTAAG CATCTCTATGAATACTCTTTGCAGGATCTTCTCACTAAGCATGGAAATGTAGTATATCAATTTTTGACAGCTCACTATGATGAG
- the LOC107614408 gene encoding calcium-binding protein 39-like isoform X2 — MPRSLQPCFSLPLHKQIAQDPSSLPSRYILESASFVLFFKFVELPTFDVASDAFFTFKHLYEYSLQDLLTKHGNVVYQFLTAHYDEKEDMM, encoded by the exons ATGCCAAG GAGTTTGCAACCATGCTTTTCACTTCCATTGCACAAGCAGATTGCTCAAGACCCGTCAAGTTTGCCCTCTAG GTACATATTGGAATCTGCAAGCTTTGTGTTGTTCTTTAAATTCGTAGAGTTGCCTACCTTTGATGTTGCATCTGATGCATTTTTTACCTTTAAG CATCTCTATGAATACTCTTTGCAGGATCTTCTCACTAAGCATGGAAATGTAGTATATCAATTTTTGACAGCTCACTATGATGAG
- the LOC107614408 gene encoding calcium-binding protein 39-like isoform X5, with product MPRSLQPCFSLPLHKQIAQDPSSLPSRYILESASFVLFFKFVELPTFDVASDAFFTFKDLLTKHGNVVYQFLTAHYDEEDMM from the exons ATGCCAAG GAGTTTGCAACCATGCTTTTCACTTCCATTGCACAAGCAGATTGCTCAAGACCCGTCAAGTTTGCCCTCTAG GTACATATTGGAATCTGCAAGCTTTGTGTTGTTCTTTAAATTCGTAGAGTTGCCTACCTTTGATGTTGCATCTGATGCATTTTTTACCTTTAAG GATCTTCTCACTAAGCATGGAAATGTAGTATATCAATTTTTGACAGCTCACTATGATGAG
- the LOC107614408 gene encoding calcium-binding protein 39-like isoform X4: protein MPRSLQPCFSLPLHKQIAQDPSSLPSRYILESASFVLFFKFVELPTFDVASDAFFTFKDLLTKHGNVVYQFLTAHYDEKEDMM, encoded by the exons ATGCCAAG GAGTTTGCAACCATGCTTTTCACTTCCATTGCACAAGCAGATTGCTCAAGACCCGTCAAGTTTGCCCTCTAG GTACATATTGGAATCTGCAAGCTTTGTGTTGTTCTTTAAATTCGTAGAGTTGCCTACCTTTGATGTTGCATCTGATGCATTTTTTACCTTTAAG GATCTTCTCACTAAGCATGGAAATGTAGTATATCAATTTTTGACAGCTCACTATGATGAG
- the LOC107614408 gene encoding uncharacterized protein LOC107614408 isoform X1: MHTPTPNPHHRRAQLNLSSLHRFCSPHPQSSWKVETLPSPSSTQSLFIVTFLFPPPRLSSKVETPPSPSLTKSLFTTPFPLSPTIVEGRNSTVAELLRCSCQGVCNHAFHFHCTSRLLKTRQVCPLGVLLLKQHWSNSV; this comes from the exons atgcacacccctactccCAACCCCCACCATCGCCGAGCTCAACTCAATCTCTCTTCACTGCACCGTTTCTGTTCCCCACACCCCCAATCGTCGTGGAAGGTAGAAACCCTACCATCGCCGAGCTCAACTCAGTCTCTCTTCATTGTGACGTTTCTATTCCCCCCACCCCGACTGTCATCGAAGGTAGAAACCCCACCATCGCCGAGCTTAACTAAGTCTCTATTCACAACGCCGTTTCCCTTGTCCCCCACCATTGTCGAAGGCAGAAACTCCACCGTCGCCGAGCTCCTAAGGTGTTCATGCCAAG GAGTTTGCAACCATGCTTTTCACTTCCATTGCACAAGCAGATTGCTCAAGACCCGTCAAGTTTGCCCTCTAG GGGTGTTATTGTTGAAACAGCATTGGTCCAACTCAGTTTGA